In Neofelis nebulosa isolate mNeoNeb1 chromosome 10, mNeoNeb1.pri, whole genome shotgun sequence, one DNA window encodes the following:
- the SIPA1 gene encoding signal-induced proliferation-associated protein 1 isoform X3, translating to MWAGGVGSPRRGPAPAPTDDLFARKLRQPARPPLTPHTFEPRPARGPLLRSGSDAGEARPPTPASPRARAHSHEEASRPAATPTRLFTDPLALLGLPAEEPEPAFPPVPEPHWFAHYDVQSLLFDWVPRPRGTGGHAEAGSGTPASAEDPSASSDLLLEAPGFVSELGGEGELGLGGPASPPVPPALPNAAVSILEEPQNRTSAYSLEHADLGAGYYRKYFYGKEHQNFFGLDEVLGPVAVSLRREEKEGSGGGTLHSYRVIVRTTQLRTLRGTISEDALPPGPPRGLSPRKLLEHVAPRLSPTCLRLGSASPKVPRTLLTLDEQVLSFQRKVGILYCRAGQGSEEEMYNNQEAGPALTQFLTLLGDVVRLKGFESYRAQLDTKTDSTGTHSLYTTYQDHEIMFHVSTMLPYTPNNQQQLLRKRHIGNDIVTIVFQEPGSKPFCPATIRSHFQHVFLVVRAHAPCTPHTSYRVAVSRTQDTPAFGPSLPQGGGPFPANADFRAFLLAKALNGEQAAGHARQFHAMATRTRQQYLQDLATNEVTTTSLDSASRFGLPSLGGRRKAPPRGPGSELQAAGALVWAVRAAPGARGAAGAEARGLDDAEVPCLLGISAETLVLVAPRDGRVVFNCACRDVLAWTFSEQRLDLYHGRGEAITLRFDGPPGHAVGEVVARLQLVSRGCETLELALPREGQGRLGFEVDAEGFITHVERFTFAETTGLRPGARLLRVCGQPLPRLGPEAAAQLLRSAPKVCVTVLPPDESGRPRRSFSELYTLSLQEPSRRGAPEPVQDEAPGAATLQPTTQQLLQACLLEGGSSTGPGDLAEERTEFLHSQDSPSPSPCSSLSDEAPVLPNTTPDLLLAATAKPSAPSAGRETPPTRVSKNKTRAQRAVVGTVGRVDVTASVPINTPQDGPGSPSGCEDRGDPAPELRASFLPRTLSLRNSISKIMSEAGSETLEDEWQSISEIASTCNTILESLSREGQPIPESGDAKGTPKSDAEPEPGNLSEKVSRLESMLRKLQEDLQKEKADKAALEEEVRSLRHNNRRLQAESESAATRLLLASKQLGSLTADLD from the exons ATGTGGGCCGGTGGCGTGGGGAGCCCTCGGCGGGGCCCGGCCCCTGCGCCCACCGATGACCTCTTCGCTCGGAAGCTGCGCCAGCCGGCCCGGCCCCCGCTGACACCGCACACCTTCGAGCCAAGACCAGCCCGGGGCCCGCTCCTGCGCAGCGGCAGCGATGCCGGCGAGGCCCGGCCCCCCACACCGGCCAGCCCTCGCGCCCGGGCCCACAGCCACGAGGAGGCCAGCCGCCCTGCCGCGACCCCTACCCGGCTCTTCACTGACCCCCTGGCACTGCTGGGGCTCCCGGCCGAGGAGCCGGAGCCCGCCTTCCCGCCGGTGCCTGAGCCCCACTGGTTCGCCCACTATGACGTGCAGAGTCTGCTCTTTGACTGGGTTCCGAGGCCGCGGGGGACGGGCGGCCACGCAGAGGCTGGCTCTGGGACTCCGGCCTCCGCTGAGGACCCGTCCGCCAGCTCGGACCTGCTGCTCGAAGCGCCTGGCTTCGTGAGTGAGCTCGGGGGTGAGGGCGAGCTGGGCCTGGGCGGGCCGGCGTCCCCACCCGTGCCCCCTGCACTGCCCAACGCGGCCGTGTCCATCCTGGAGGAGCCGCAGAACCGAACTTCGGCCTACAGCCTGGAGCACGCAGACCTGGGAGCTGGCTACTACCGCAAGTACTTCTACGGCAAAG AACACCAGAACTTCTTCGGACTGGACGAGGTGCTGGGCCCGGTGGCAGTGAGCCTGCGGcgggaggagaaggaaggcagcGGAGGAGGCACTCTGCACAGCTACCGCGTCATCGTGCGGACCACACAG CTCCGGACCCTCCGCGGCACCATCTCGGAGGATGCGCTGCCGCCGGGGCCCCCGCGGGGTCTGTCCCCGAGGAAGCTTCTGGAGCACGTGGCGCCGCGGCTGAGCCCAACCTGCCTGCGCTTGGGCTCAGCCTCACCGAAGGTGCCCCGCACGCTGCTCACACTGGACGAGCAAGTG CTGAGCTTCCAGCGCAAGGTGGGCATCCTGTACTGCCGCGCCGGCCAGGGCTCGGAGGAGGAGATGTACAACAACCAGGAGGCAGGACCGGCCTTGACGCAGTTCCTCACCCTGCTGGGCGACGTGGTGCGGCTCAAAGGCTTTGAGAGCTACAGGGCCCAGCTGGACACCAAAA CGGATTCCACAGGCACACACTCCCTGTATACCACGTAccaggaccacgagatcatgttCCACGTGTCCACGATGCTGCCTTACACCCCCAATAACCAGCAGCAG CTCCTTCGGAAACGCCACATTGGCAACGACATCGTGACCATCGTGTTCCAGGAACCTGGCAGCAAGCCCTTCTGCCCCGCCACCATCCGCTCGCACTTCCAGCACGTCTTCCTGGTGGTGCGGGCTCATGCACCCTGCACGCCACACACCTCCTacag GGTGGCTGTGAGCCGCACCCAGGACACCCCTGCCTTTGGGCCGTCTCTGCCCCAGGGCGGAGGCCCCTTCCCCGCCAACGCCGACTTCCGCGCCTTCCTGCTGGCCAAGGCGCTCAATGGCGAGCAGGCAGCAGGCCACGCACGCCAGTTCCACGCCATGGCCACGCGCACGCGTCAGCAGTACCTGCAGGACTTGGCCACCAACGAGGTGACCACTACGTCGCTGGACTCGGCCTCGCGCTTTGGCCTGCCCTCCCTGGGCGGGAGGCGAAAGGCGCCCCCTCGGGGCCCGGGCTCCGAGCTGCAGGCGGCGGGGGCGCTGGTGTGGGCCGTGCGCGCGGCGCCCGGAGCGCGGGGCGCCGCGGGGGCCGAGGCCCGTGGTCTCGACGACGCTGAGGTGCCCTGCCTGCTGGGCATCTCCGCTGAGACGCTGGTGCTGGTGGCGCCGCGCGACGGCCGCGTGGTCTTCAACTGCGCCTGTCGCGACGTGCTGGCCTGGACCTTCTCCGAGCAGCGGCTCGACCTGTACCACGGCCGCGGGGAGGCGATCACGCTGCGGTTCGACGGGCCCCCCGGCCATGCTGTAGGCGAGGTGGTGGCGCGTCTGCAG ctgGTGAGCCGAGGCTGCGAGACCCTCGAGCTGGCGCTGCCCCGCGAAGGCCAAGGCCGCCTGGGCTTCGAGGTGGACGCCGAGGGATTCATCACGCACGTGGAGCGCTTCACGTTCGCGGAGACAACGGGGCTGAGGCCAGGGGCGCGCCTGCTGCGCGTGTGCGGCCAGCCGCTGCCCAGGCTGGGCCCGGAGGCCGCTGCCCAGCTGCTGCGCTCGGCGCCCAAGGTCTGCGTCACCGTCCTGCCCCCCGACGAGAGCGGCCGGCCCCGCAG GAGCTTTTCGGAGCTGTACACGCTGTCTCTGCAGGAGCCCAGCCGGCGGGGGGCCCCAGAGCCCGTGCAGGATGAGGCCCCCGGGGCAGCGACCCTGCAGCCCACCACGCAGCAGTTGCTACAAGCGTGCCTGCTGGAGGGTGGCAGTTCCACGGGGCCTGGGGATCTGGCTGAAGAGAGGACCGAGTTCCTGCACAGTCAGGACTCGCCGTCACCGTCACCCTGCAG ctCCCTGTCAGACGAGGCCCCGGTCCTTCCTAACACCACCCCGGACCTCCTCCTGGCCGCCACGGCCAAGCCGTCAGCACCCAGTGCTGGCCGGGAGACCCCACCCACCCGGGTGAGCAAAAACAAGACTCGAGCCCAAAGGGCGGTGGTGGGCACAGTAGGGAGGGTGGACGTCACTGCATCCGTACCCATTAACACCCCTCAGGATGGGCCAGGCAGCCCCAGTGGTTGTGAGGACAGGGGCGACCCGGCCCCAGAGCTGAGGGCCTCCTTCCTGCCACGAACCTTGTCTCTGAGGAACTCCATCAGCAAAA TCATGTCAGAGGCGGGCAGTGAGACCCTGGAAGACGAGTGGCAGTCCATCTCAGAGATCGCCTCCACCTGCAACACCATCCTGGAGTCACTGTCCCGGGAGG gACAGCCCATCCCAGAGAGCGGGGATGCCAAGGGAACTCCGAAGTCTGATGCTGA GCCAGAACCTGGGAACCTGTCGGAGAAGGTCTCTCGCCTGGAGTCCATGCTCAGGAAGCTGCAGGAAGATCTGCAGAAG GAGAAGGCAGACAAGGCggccctggaggaggaggtgcgGAGCCTGCGTCACAACAACCGGAGGCTGCAGGCCGAATCGGAGAGCGCAGCCACGCGCCTGCTCCTGGCCTCCAAGCAGCTGGGCTCACTTACTGCCGACCTGGACTGA
- the SIPA1 gene encoding signal-induced proliferation-associated protein 1 isoform X1 yields MWAGGVGSPRRGPAPAPTDDLFARKLRQPARPPLTPHTFEPRPARGPLLRSGSDAGEARPPTPASPRARAHSHEEASRPAATPTRLFTDPLALLGLPAEEPEPAFPPVPEPHWFAHYDVQSLLFDWVPRPRGTGGHAEAGSGTPASAEDPSASSDLLLEAPGFVSELGGEGELGLGGPASPPVPPALPNAAVSILEEPQNRTSAYSLEHADLGAGYYRKYFYGKEHQNFFGLDEVLGPVAVSLRREEKEGSGGGTLHSYRVIVRTTQLRTLRGTISEDALPPGPPRGLSPRKLLEHVAPRLSPTCLRLGSASPKVPRTLLTLDEQVLSFQRKVGILYCRAGQGSEEEMYNNQEAGPALTQFLTLLGDVVRLKGFESYRAQLDTKTDSTGTHSLYTTYQDHEIMFHVSTMLPYTPNNQQQLLRKRHIGNDIVTIVFQEPGSKPFCPATIRSHFQHVFLVVRAHAPCTPHTSYRVAVSRTQDTPAFGPSLPQGGGPFPANADFRAFLLAKALNGEQAAGHARQFHAMATRTRQQYLQDLATNEVTTTSLDSASRFGLPSLGGRRKAPPRGPGSELQAAGALVWAVRAAPGARGAAGAEARGLDDAEVPCLLGISAETLVLVAPRDGRVVFNCACRDVLAWTFSEQRLDLYHGRGEAITLRFDGPPGHAVGEVVARLQLVSRGCETLELALPREGQGRLGFEVDAEGFITHVERFTFAETTGLRPGARLLRVCGQPLPRLGPEAAAQLLRSAPKVCVTVLPPDESGRPRRSFSELYTLSLQEPSRRGAPEPVQDEAPGAATLQPTTQQLLQACLLEGGSSTGPGDLAEERTEFLHSQDSPSPSPCSSLSDEAPVLPNTTPDLLLAATAKPSAPSAGRETPPTRVSKNKTRAQRAVVGTVGRVDVTASVPINTPQDGPGSPSGCEDRGDPAPELRASFLPRTLSLRNSISKIMSEAGSETLEDEWQSISEIASTCNTILESLSREDGPSVPTGQPIPESGDAKGTPKSDAEPEPGNLSEKVSRLESMLRKLQEDLQKEKADKAALEEEVRSLRHNNRRLQAESESAATRLLLASKQLGSLTADLD; encoded by the exons ATGTGGGCCGGTGGCGTGGGGAGCCCTCGGCGGGGCCCGGCCCCTGCGCCCACCGATGACCTCTTCGCTCGGAAGCTGCGCCAGCCGGCCCGGCCCCCGCTGACACCGCACACCTTCGAGCCAAGACCAGCCCGGGGCCCGCTCCTGCGCAGCGGCAGCGATGCCGGCGAGGCCCGGCCCCCCACACCGGCCAGCCCTCGCGCCCGGGCCCACAGCCACGAGGAGGCCAGCCGCCCTGCCGCGACCCCTACCCGGCTCTTCACTGACCCCCTGGCACTGCTGGGGCTCCCGGCCGAGGAGCCGGAGCCCGCCTTCCCGCCGGTGCCTGAGCCCCACTGGTTCGCCCACTATGACGTGCAGAGTCTGCTCTTTGACTGGGTTCCGAGGCCGCGGGGGACGGGCGGCCACGCAGAGGCTGGCTCTGGGACTCCGGCCTCCGCTGAGGACCCGTCCGCCAGCTCGGACCTGCTGCTCGAAGCGCCTGGCTTCGTGAGTGAGCTCGGGGGTGAGGGCGAGCTGGGCCTGGGCGGGCCGGCGTCCCCACCCGTGCCCCCTGCACTGCCCAACGCGGCCGTGTCCATCCTGGAGGAGCCGCAGAACCGAACTTCGGCCTACAGCCTGGAGCACGCAGACCTGGGAGCTGGCTACTACCGCAAGTACTTCTACGGCAAAG AACACCAGAACTTCTTCGGACTGGACGAGGTGCTGGGCCCGGTGGCAGTGAGCCTGCGGcgggaggagaaggaaggcagcGGAGGAGGCACTCTGCACAGCTACCGCGTCATCGTGCGGACCACACAG CTCCGGACCCTCCGCGGCACCATCTCGGAGGATGCGCTGCCGCCGGGGCCCCCGCGGGGTCTGTCCCCGAGGAAGCTTCTGGAGCACGTGGCGCCGCGGCTGAGCCCAACCTGCCTGCGCTTGGGCTCAGCCTCACCGAAGGTGCCCCGCACGCTGCTCACACTGGACGAGCAAGTG CTGAGCTTCCAGCGCAAGGTGGGCATCCTGTACTGCCGCGCCGGCCAGGGCTCGGAGGAGGAGATGTACAACAACCAGGAGGCAGGACCGGCCTTGACGCAGTTCCTCACCCTGCTGGGCGACGTGGTGCGGCTCAAAGGCTTTGAGAGCTACAGGGCCCAGCTGGACACCAAAA CGGATTCCACAGGCACACACTCCCTGTATACCACGTAccaggaccacgagatcatgttCCACGTGTCCACGATGCTGCCTTACACCCCCAATAACCAGCAGCAG CTCCTTCGGAAACGCCACATTGGCAACGACATCGTGACCATCGTGTTCCAGGAACCTGGCAGCAAGCCCTTCTGCCCCGCCACCATCCGCTCGCACTTCCAGCACGTCTTCCTGGTGGTGCGGGCTCATGCACCCTGCACGCCACACACCTCCTacag GGTGGCTGTGAGCCGCACCCAGGACACCCCTGCCTTTGGGCCGTCTCTGCCCCAGGGCGGAGGCCCCTTCCCCGCCAACGCCGACTTCCGCGCCTTCCTGCTGGCCAAGGCGCTCAATGGCGAGCAGGCAGCAGGCCACGCACGCCAGTTCCACGCCATGGCCACGCGCACGCGTCAGCAGTACCTGCAGGACTTGGCCACCAACGAGGTGACCACTACGTCGCTGGACTCGGCCTCGCGCTTTGGCCTGCCCTCCCTGGGCGGGAGGCGAAAGGCGCCCCCTCGGGGCCCGGGCTCCGAGCTGCAGGCGGCGGGGGCGCTGGTGTGGGCCGTGCGCGCGGCGCCCGGAGCGCGGGGCGCCGCGGGGGCCGAGGCCCGTGGTCTCGACGACGCTGAGGTGCCCTGCCTGCTGGGCATCTCCGCTGAGACGCTGGTGCTGGTGGCGCCGCGCGACGGCCGCGTGGTCTTCAACTGCGCCTGTCGCGACGTGCTGGCCTGGACCTTCTCCGAGCAGCGGCTCGACCTGTACCACGGCCGCGGGGAGGCGATCACGCTGCGGTTCGACGGGCCCCCCGGCCATGCTGTAGGCGAGGTGGTGGCGCGTCTGCAG ctgGTGAGCCGAGGCTGCGAGACCCTCGAGCTGGCGCTGCCCCGCGAAGGCCAAGGCCGCCTGGGCTTCGAGGTGGACGCCGAGGGATTCATCACGCACGTGGAGCGCTTCACGTTCGCGGAGACAACGGGGCTGAGGCCAGGGGCGCGCCTGCTGCGCGTGTGCGGCCAGCCGCTGCCCAGGCTGGGCCCGGAGGCCGCTGCCCAGCTGCTGCGCTCGGCGCCCAAGGTCTGCGTCACCGTCCTGCCCCCCGACGAGAGCGGCCGGCCCCGCAG GAGCTTTTCGGAGCTGTACACGCTGTCTCTGCAGGAGCCCAGCCGGCGGGGGGCCCCAGAGCCCGTGCAGGATGAGGCCCCCGGGGCAGCGACCCTGCAGCCCACCACGCAGCAGTTGCTACAAGCGTGCCTGCTGGAGGGTGGCAGTTCCACGGGGCCTGGGGATCTGGCTGAAGAGAGGACCGAGTTCCTGCACAGTCAGGACTCGCCGTCACCGTCACCCTGCAG ctCCCTGTCAGACGAGGCCCCGGTCCTTCCTAACACCACCCCGGACCTCCTCCTGGCCGCCACGGCCAAGCCGTCAGCACCCAGTGCTGGCCGGGAGACCCCACCCACCCGGGTGAGCAAAAACAAGACTCGAGCCCAAAGGGCGGTGGTGGGCACAGTAGGGAGGGTGGACGTCACTGCATCCGTACCCATTAACACCCCTCAGGATGGGCCAGGCAGCCCCAGTGGTTGTGAGGACAGGGGCGACCCGGCCCCAGAGCTGAGGGCCTCCTTCCTGCCACGAACCTTGTCTCTGAGGAACTCCATCAGCAAAA TCATGTCAGAGGCGGGCAGTGAGACCCTGGAAGACGAGTGGCAGTCCATCTCAGAGATCGCCTCCACCTGCAACACCATCCTGGAGTCACTGTCCCGGGAGG ATGgtccctctgtccccacaggACAGCCCATCCCAGAGAGCGGGGATGCCAAGGGAACTCCGAAGTCTGATGCTGA GCCAGAACCTGGGAACCTGTCGGAGAAGGTCTCTCGCCTGGAGTCCATGCTCAGGAAGCTGCAGGAAGATCTGCAGAAG GAGAAGGCAGACAAGGCggccctggaggaggaggtgcgGAGCCTGCGTCACAACAACCGGAGGCTGCAGGCCGAATCGGAGAGCGCAGCCACGCGCCTGCTCCTGGCCTCCAAGCAGCTGGGCTCACTTACTGCCGACCTGGACTGA
- the SIPA1 gene encoding signal-induced proliferation-associated protein 1 isoform X4: MWAGGVGSPRRGPAPAPTDDLFARKLRQPARPPLTPHTFEPRPARGPLLRSGSDAGEARPPTPASPRARAHSHEEASRPAATPTRLFTDPLALLGLPAEEPEPAFPPVPEPHWFAHYDVQSLLFDWVPRPRGTGGHAEAGSGTPASAEDPSASSDLLLEAPGFVSELGGEGELGLGGPASPPVPPALPNAAVSILEEPQNRTSAYSLEHADLGAGYYRKYFYGKEHQNFFGLDEVLGPVAVSLRREEKEGSGGGTLHSYRVIVRTTQLRTLRGTISEDALPPGPPRGLSPRKLLEHVAPRLSPTCLRLGSASPKVPRTLLTLDEQVLSFQRKVGILYCRAGQGSEEEMYNNQEAGPALTQFLTLLGDVVRLKGFESYRAQLDTKTDSTGTHSLYTTYQDHEIMFHVSTMLPYTPNNQQQLLRKRHIGNDIVTIVFQEPGSKPFCPATIRSHFQHVFLVVRAHAPCTPHTSYRVAVSRTQDTPAFGPSLPQGGGPFPANADFRAFLLAKALNGEQAAGHARQFHAMATRTRQQYLQDLATNEVTTTSLDSASRFGLPSLGGRRKAPPRGPGSELQAAGALVWAVRAAPGARGAAGAEARGLDDAEVPCLLGISAETLVLVAPRDGRVVFNCACRDVLAWTFSEQRLDLYHGRGEAITLRFDGPPGHAVGEVVARLQLVSRGCETLELALPREGQGRLGFEVDAEGFITHVERFTFAETTGLRPGARLLRVCGQPLPRLGPEAAAQLLRSAPKVCVTVLPPDESGRPRRSFSELYTLSLQEPSRRGAPEPVQDEAPGAATLQPTTQQLLQACLLEGGSSTGPGDLAEERTEFLHSQDSPSPSPCSSLSDEAPVLPNTTPDLLLAATAKPSAPSAGRETPPTRDGPGSPSGCEDRGDPAPELRASFLPRTLSLRNSISKIMSEAGSETLEDEWQSISEIASTCNTILESLSREDGPSVPTGQPIPESGDAKGTPKSDAEPEPGNLSEKVSRLESMLRKLQEDLQKEKADKAALEEEVRSLRHNNRRLQAESESAATRLLLASKQLGSLTADLD, from the exons ATGTGGGCCGGTGGCGTGGGGAGCCCTCGGCGGGGCCCGGCCCCTGCGCCCACCGATGACCTCTTCGCTCGGAAGCTGCGCCAGCCGGCCCGGCCCCCGCTGACACCGCACACCTTCGAGCCAAGACCAGCCCGGGGCCCGCTCCTGCGCAGCGGCAGCGATGCCGGCGAGGCCCGGCCCCCCACACCGGCCAGCCCTCGCGCCCGGGCCCACAGCCACGAGGAGGCCAGCCGCCCTGCCGCGACCCCTACCCGGCTCTTCACTGACCCCCTGGCACTGCTGGGGCTCCCGGCCGAGGAGCCGGAGCCCGCCTTCCCGCCGGTGCCTGAGCCCCACTGGTTCGCCCACTATGACGTGCAGAGTCTGCTCTTTGACTGGGTTCCGAGGCCGCGGGGGACGGGCGGCCACGCAGAGGCTGGCTCTGGGACTCCGGCCTCCGCTGAGGACCCGTCCGCCAGCTCGGACCTGCTGCTCGAAGCGCCTGGCTTCGTGAGTGAGCTCGGGGGTGAGGGCGAGCTGGGCCTGGGCGGGCCGGCGTCCCCACCCGTGCCCCCTGCACTGCCCAACGCGGCCGTGTCCATCCTGGAGGAGCCGCAGAACCGAACTTCGGCCTACAGCCTGGAGCACGCAGACCTGGGAGCTGGCTACTACCGCAAGTACTTCTACGGCAAAG AACACCAGAACTTCTTCGGACTGGACGAGGTGCTGGGCCCGGTGGCAGTGAGCCTGCGGcgggaggagaaggaaggcagcGGAGGAGGCACTCTGCACAGCTACCGCGTCATCGTGCGGACCACACAG CTCCGGACCCTCCGCGGCACCATCTCGGAGGATGCGCTGCCGCCGGGGCCCCCGCGGGGTCTGTCCCCGAGGAAGCTTCTGGAGCACGTGGCGCCGCGGCTGAGCCCAACCTGCCTGCGCTTGGGCTCAGCCTCACCGAAGGTGCCCCGCACGCTGCTCACACTGGACGAGCAAGTG CTGAGCTTCCAGCGCAAGGTGGGCATCCTGTACTGCCGCGCCGGCCAGGGCTCGGAGGAGGAGATGTACAACAACCAGGAGGCAGGACCGGCCTTGACGCAGTTCCTCACCCTGCTGGGCGACGTGGTGCGGCTCAAAGGCTTTGAGAGCTACAGGGCCCAGCTGGACACCAAAA CGGATTCCACAGGCACACACTCCCTGTATACCACGTAccaggaccacgagatcatgttCCACGTGTCCACGATGCTGCCTTACACCCCCAATAACCAGCAGCAG CTCCTTCGGAAACGCCACATTGGCAACGACATCGTGACCATCGTGTTCCAGGAACCTGGCAGCAAGCCCTTCTGCCCCGCCACCATCCGCTCGCACTTCCAGCACGTCTTCCTGGTGGTGCGGGCTCATGCACCCTGCACGCCACACACCTCCTacag GGTGGCTGTGAGCCGCACCCAGGACACCCCTGCCTTTGGGCCGTCTCTGCCCCAGGGCGGAGGCCCCTTCCCCGCCAACGCCGACTTCCGCGCCTTCCTGCTGGCCAAGGCGCTCAATGGCGAGCAGGCAGCAGGCCACGCACGCCAGTTCCACGCCATGGCCACGCGCACGCGTCAGCAGTACCTGCAGGACTTGGCCACCAACGAGGTGACCACTACGTCGCTGGACTCGGCCTCGCGCTTTGGCCTGCCCTCCCTGGGCGGGAGGCGAAAGGCGCCCCCTCGGGGCCCGGGCTCCGAGCTGCAGGCGGCGGGGGCGCTGGTGTGGGCCGTGCGCGCGGCGCCCGGAGCGCGGGGCGCCGCGGGGGCCGAGGCCCGTGGTCTCGACGACGCTGAGGTGCCCTGCCTGCTGGGCATCTCCGCTGAGACGCTGGTGCTGGTGGCGCCGCGCGACGGCCGCGTGGTCTTCAACTGCGCCTGTCGCGACGTGCTGGCCTGGACCTTCTCCGAGCAGCGGCTCGACCTGTACCACGGCCGCGGGGAGGCGATCACGCTGCGGTTCGACGGGCCCCCCGGCCATGCTGTAGGCGAGGTGGTGGCGCGTCTGCAG ctgGTGAGCCGAGGCTGCGAGACCCTCGAGCTGGCGCTGCCCCGCGAAGGCCAAGGCCGCCTGGGCTTCGAGGTGGACGCCGAGGGATTCATCACGCACGTGGAGCGCTTCACGTTCGCGGAGACAACGGGGCTGAGGCCAGGGGCGCGCCTGCTGCGCGTGTGCGGCCAGCCGCTGCCCAGGCTGGGCCCGGAGGCCGCTGCCCAGCTGCTGCGCTCGGCGCCCAAGGTCTGCGTCACCGTCCTGCCCCCCGACGAGAGCGGCCGGCCCCGCAG GAGCTTTTCGGAGCTGTACACGCTGTCTCTGCAGGAGCCCAGCCGGCGGGGGGCCCCAGAGCCCGTGCAGGATGAGGCCCCCGGGGCAGCGACCCTGCAGCCCACCACGCAGCAGTTGCTACAAGCGTGCCTGCTGGAGGGTGGCAGTTCCACGGGGCCTGGGGATCTGGCTGAAGAGAGGACCGAGTTCCTGCACAGTCAGGACTCGCCGTCACCGTCACCCTGCAG ctCCCTGTCAGACGAGGCCCCGGTCCTTCCTAACACCACCCCGGACCTCCTCCTGGCCGCCACGGCCAAGCCGTCAGCACCCAGTGCTGGCCGGGAGACCCCACCCACCCGG GATGGGCCAGGCAGCCCCAGTGGTTGTGAGGACAGGGGCGACCCGGCCCCAGAGCTGAGGGCCTCCTTCCTGCCACGAACCTTGTCTCTGAGGAACTCCATCAGCAAAA TCATGTCAGAGGCGGGCAGTGAGACCCTGGAAGACGAGTGGCAGTCCATCTCAGAGATCGCCTCCACCTGCAACACCATCCTGGAGTCACTGTCCCGGGAGG ATGgtccctctgtccccacaggACAGCCCATCCCAGAGAGCGGGGATGCCAAGGGAACTCCGAAGTCTGATGCTGA GCCAGAACCTGGGAACCTGTCGGAGAAGGTCTCTCGCCTGGAGTCCATGCTCAGGAAGCTGCAGGAAGATCTGCAGAAG GAGAAGGCAGACAAGGCggccctggaggaggaggtgcgGAGCCTGCGTCACAACAACCGGAGGCTGCAGGCCGAATCGGAGAGCGCAGCCACGCGCCTGCTCCTGGCCTCCAAGCAGCTGGGCTCACTTACTGCCGACCTGGACTGA